A window from Planktothrix sp. FACHB-1365 encodes these proteins:
- a CDS encoding glycosyltransferase: protein MDRRLKHQTSNGSGKTIVLATFGSLGDLYPYMALAQELQNRGYSARIATCEQYQKTIETAGIEFCLLRPNGLPQEPGEIEFLSMMMDSQRGMEYIINYLLMPYLRTSYSDLINAVQGADLLLTHPLTLVASLVAEKTGIPWVSTILSPSVLMSAYDVPPEKSTQSCYEKAMAVVARDSLLRLFRCNMRLWSAPLEQLQAELGLEARFDPLFEGQFAPLVLGLFSQTFASVQPDWPPQTQITGFPFYRQNSESGLSPELQEFLHAGPPPIIFTLGSTAVLTPGNFYEQGMIAAQKLGYRAVLMMGKAAHQLNALGLPPGVIAIDYSPHADIFPFAAAIVHHGGMGTTAEALRAGHPMLVIPYHYDQPDNATRVVQMGVGRTLDRHLYQASTVLAELKMLLGDPSYATRVAEVSNYIQVEQGNCKAVDVLETYFNSR from the coding sequence ATGGACAGACGATTAAAACATCAAACTTCCAACGGTTCAGGAAAAACAATTGTTTTAGCAACCTTTGGGTCTTTGGGGGATTTATATCCCTATATGGCACTGGCTCAAGAATTGCAAAATCGAGGGTATTCCGCCCGCATTGCCACCTGTGAACAATATCAAAAAACCATTGAAACAGCCGGAATAGAGTTTTGTCTCCTCAGACCCAATGGTTTGCCCCAAGAGCCCGGAGAGATAGAATTTTTATCGATGATGATGGACTCCCAACGGGGGATGGAATACATTATCAATTATTTATTAATGCCCTATTTACGCACCAGTTATTCTGACTTAATCAATGCAGTACAAGGAGCAGATTTACTCTTAACCCATCCCTTAACATTAGTCGCCTCTTTAGTTGCTGAAAAAACAGGAATTCCCTGGGTTTCTACAATTTTATCTCCCAGTGTTTTGATGTCTGCCTATGATGTCCCCCCGGAAAAAAGCACTCAATCTTGCTATGAAAAAGCAATGGCCGTAGTGGCTAGGGATTCTTTGCTGCGTCTGTTTCGCTGCAATATGCGACTTTGGAGTGCGCCTTTGGAACAATTACAAGCAGAATTAGGGTTAGAAGCCAGATTTGATCCTTTGTTTGAAGGACAATTTGCACCTCTGGTGTTGGGTTTATTTTCCCAAACCTTTGCCAGTGTCCAACCTGATTGGCCCCCACAAACCCAAATTACGGGTTTTCCCTTTTACCGTCAAAATTCTGAGTCGGGGTTATCCCCAGAACTCCAAGAGTTTTTGCACGCTGGGCCACCTCCGATTATATTTACCTTGGGGTCAACGGCTGTTTTAACTCCAGGGAATTTTTATGAACAGGGGATGATAGCCGCCCAAAAGTTAGGATATCGGGCTGTTTTGATGATGGGAAAAGCGGCACACCAATTGAACGCCTTGGGTTTACCCCCAGGAGTCATCGCCATTGACTACTCACCCCATGCCGATATTTTTCCATTCGCCGCGGCTATTGTCCATCATGGGGGTATGGGAACAACGGCGGAAGCCTTACGAGCAGGGCATCCGATGTTAGTCATTCCTTATCATTATGATCAACCCGACAATGCAACGCGAGTTGTACAAATGGGGGTTGGGCGAACATTAGACCGCCATCTTTATCAAGCGTCTACGGTTTTAGCAGAACTGAAAATGTTATTAGGTGATCCAAGTTATGCTACCCGTGTGGCTGAAGTCAGCAACTATATCCAAGTTGAACAGGGAAACTGCAAAGCCGTTGATGTCCTGGAAACCTATTTTAATTCGCGTTAA
- a CDS encoding ABC transporter permease produces the protein MSSSYIPISLEQLALSVLFILINIVLSLGLRLGLARTLVIASVRMVVQLLLIGYVLNWLFTLSHPVPIIVLAMVMTTIAGISSVNRTSRRFAGIYWRSLLSVFISSFLITNLTTFGIIQVQPWYDPQYFIPLLGMVLGNTLTGISLGLDRFMESLVNQRQKIETLLALGATRWEATHEEVQAAVRTGMIPMINSMMVMGIVSLPGMMTGQILAGASPLDAVRYQIIIIFAIASATALGTLGVVLLAWLSLLNSSHQICLDRLIKQDIY, from the coding sequence ATGTCTAGTTCTTATATTCCAATTAGTTTAGAACAATTAGCCTTATCGGTTTTATTTATTCTGATTAATATTGTCCTATCGTTAGGACTGCGATTAGGTCTAGCGCGAACCTTAGTGATTGCTAGTGTGCGAATGGTGGTGCAGTTATTATTAATTGGATATGTCTTAAATTGGTTGTTTACCTTATCCCATCCTGTCCCGATTATTGTCTTAGCAATGGTGATGACCACTATCGCCGGAATTTCCAGTGTAAATCGTACCTCTCGTAGATTTGCCGGAATTTATTGGCGAAGTTTATTATCGGTTTTTATTTCCTCATTTTTGATTACTAATTTAACAACCTTTGGCATTATTCAAGTTCAACCTTGGTATGATCCGCAATACTTTATTCCCCTCTTAGGAATGGTATTAGGAAATACCTTGACAGGAATTTCTTTAGGATTAGATCGATTCATGGAATCTTTAGTTAATCAACGTCAAAAAATTGAAACTTTATTAGCATTAGGCGCAACTCGTTGGGAAGCAACCCATGAAGAAGTTCAAGCGGCGGTTAGAACTGGAATGATCCCGATGATTAATTCAATGATGGTAATGGGAATTGTCAGTTTACCGGGTATGATGACGGGGCAAATTTTAGCAGGAGCAAGTCCATTAGATGCAGTACGATATCAGATTATTATTATCTTTGCGATCGCCTCAGCAACAGCATTAGGAACCTTGGGAGTTGTGTTATTAGCATGGCTTTCTCTGCTAAATTCTTCTCATCAAATTTGTTTAGATCGCTTAATCAAGCAAGACATTTACTGA
- the urtE gene encoding urea ABC transporter ATP-binding subunit UrtE, with the protein MLQVSGVNVYYGESHILRDVDLSVAPGEMVCLIGRNGVGKTTLLKSIMGLLKPKTGEIYFQGKPLNKVSTDKRARLGIGYVPQGREVIPRVTVKENLLLGLEALPEGRKGKPEIPEEIFELFPVLKTMLSRMGGDLSGGQQQQLAIARALMGRPQLLVLDEPTEGIQPSIILEIEAAVRHIIETTGISVLLVEQHLHFVRQADRYYAMQKGGIVASGATKDLSQEVIQQFLAV; encoded by the coding sequence ATGTTACAGGTGTCTGGAGTCAATGTTTATTATGGGGAAAGCCATATTTTACGCGATGTGGATTTAAGCGTTGCACCTGGAGAAATGGTGTGTTTAATTGGACGGAATGGTGTGGGCAAAACCACCCTTTTAAAAAGTATTATGGGGTTACTCAAACCTAAAACAGGGGAGATTTATTTTCAAGGTAAACCCCTGAATAAAGTTTCAACGGATAAACGGGCTAGATTAGGGATTGGTTATGTTCCCCAAGGGCGGGAAGTGATTCCCCGTGTCACGGTGAAAGAAAATCTATTATTAGGGTTAGAAGCATTACCCGAAGGACGAAAAGGAAAACCTGAAATTCCAGAAGAAATTTTTGAGTTATTTCCCGTTTTAAAAACCATGTTATCTCGGATGGGAGGAGATTTAAGCGGCGGACAACAACAACAGTTAGCCATTGCAAGGGCGTTAATGGGAAGACCCCAATTATTAGTGTTAGATGAACCCACTGAAGGGATTCAACCCTCGATTATTTTAGAAATTGAAGCCGCAGTTCGACATATTATCGAAACAACGGGAATTTCGGTTTTATTAGTGGAACAACACTTACATTTTGTCCGCCAAGCTGACCGTTATTATGCCATGCAAAAAGGCGGAATTGTCGCTTCGGGTGCTACAAAAGATTTAAGTCAAGAAGTGATTCAGCAATTTTTAGCTGTGTAA
- a CDS encoding ATP-binding cassette domain-containing protein: MSQLSAINLGRKINSRWVWRGVNLALSPGVSLGLVGATGTGKTLLLRTLAGLDPVDEGEIKLGNRPLNQCYMPEYRSFVIYLHQRPILLEGTVETNLKSVYTLSVHRQKSYNYQRVDNWLLDIGRSPNFLQQSAQNLSGGETQLVALIRALQLDPLVLLLDEPTASLDPRTTEQVESLIQRWLTENPERACIWTSHDSKQLHRVTQVQQELFPAH; the protein is encoded by the coding sequence ATGAGTCAATTATCAGCAATCAACCTCGGTCGTAAAATTAACTCTCGATGGGTTTGGCGAGGGGTTAATTTGGCTTTATCCCCTGGCGTTTCTTTAGGTTTAGTCGGGGCGACAGGAACCGGAAAAACACTCTTATTAAGGACATTAGCGGGGTTAGATCCTGTTGATGAAGGTGAAATTAAACTGGGAAATCGCCCTTTAAACCAATGTTATATGCCTGAATATCGTTCTTTTGTGATTTATCTGCATCAACGTCCTATTCTATTAGAAGGAACTGTCGAAACCAACTTAAAAAGCGTTTATACCCTATCCGTTCATCGACAAAAATCTTATAATTATCAACGGGTAGATAATTGGCTTTTAGATATCGGGCGATCGCCTAATTTTCTCCAACAATCTGCTCAAAATTTGTCGGGGGGTGAAACTCAACTGGTTGCTTTAATTCGCGCCTTACAACTTGATCCGTTAGTGTTATTATTAGATGAACCAACGGCATCTTTAGACCCCAGAACAACTGAACAAGTCGAGTCCTTAATTCAACGCTGGTTAACTGAAAACCCTGAACGCGCTTGTATTTGGACAAGCCATGATTCTAAACAATTGCATCGAGTAACTCAAGTTCAACAAGAATTATTTCCTGCCCATTAA
- the aroA gene encoding 3-phosphoshikimate 1-carboxyvinyltransferase, translated as MQGTIVTTENTETEQILTIQPPKSGLSLQGRIRIPGDKSISHRALMLGALAKGVTTIEGLLLGADPRSTAQCFTCLGAEISELNSERVEVKGIGLGNLQEPTEVLDAGNSGTTLRLMLGILASHPGKFFTVTGDSSLVRRPMSRVTKPLQQMGANIWGRQGGSYAPLAVQGQALRPIHYFSPIASAQVKSCILLAALMTEGETIVTEPALSRDHSERMLRAFGANLTVEPDTFSVIVNGPAELHGQHVVVPGDISSAAFWLVAAAIVPGSELVVENVGVNPTRTGILEALEKMGANLELENQRVVAGEPVADIRVKYSTLKACEIGGDIIPRLIDEIPILAVAAAFAEGKTIIKDAEELRVKESDRITVMATQMSQLGAKITERSDGLEITGGFPLTGTEVDSDTDHRIAMSLAIAGLTAQGKTTIHRAEAAGISYPNFVATLSQICTV; from the coding sequence ATGCAAGGGACTATCGTAACAACTGAAAATACAGAAACTGAGCAAATATTAACAATACAACCCCCAAAATCGGGCTTATCGTTACAAGGACGAATTCGCATTCCTGGGGATAAGTCCATTTCCCATCGAGCCTTAATGTTAGGGGCGTTAGCAAAGGGTGTCACCACCATTGAAGGCTTATTGTTAGGAGCAGACCCCCGCAGTACCGCCCAATGTTTTACTTGCTTAGGGGCGGAAATTTCGGAGTTAAATTCAGAACGGGTAGAAGTCAAAGGTATTGGACTGGGTAATCTTCAAGAACCCACTGAAGTTTTAGATGCGGGAAATTCCGGTACAACCCTACGGTTAATGTTAGGAATTCTCGCTTCCCACCCTGGAAAATTTTTTACTGTTACCGGGGATAGTTCCTTAGTTCGTCGTCCCATGTCCCGTGTTACCAAACCCTTACAACAAATGGGAGCTAATATTTGGGGTCGTCAAGGGGGGTCTTACGCACCTTTAGCGGTTCAAGGTCAAGCTTTACGTCCCATTCATTATTTTTCCCCCATTGCTTCGGCGCAGGTGAAATCCTGTATTCTATTAGCTGCGTTAATGACGGAAGGAGAAACAATAGTAACAGAACCCGCTCTTTCACGGGATCATAGTGAACGAATGTTAAGAGCTTTTGGGGCTAATTTAACCGTTGAACCTGATACTTTTAGTGTAATTGTTAATGGGCCAGCAGAACTGCACGGTCAGCACGTTGTCGTTCCGGGGGATATTAGTTCGGCGGCGTTTTGGTTAGTGGCGGCGGCAATTGTTCCAGGGTCAGAATTAGTAGTAGAAAATGTTGGAGTCAACCCCACTCGCACAGGAATATTAGAAGCCTTAGAAAAAATGGGGGCGAATTTAGAATTAGAAAATCAACGGGTTGTGGCGGGGGAACCTGTGGCGGATATTCGAGTTAAATATAGTACGTTAAAAGCTTGTGAAATTGGCGGGGATATTATTCCTAGATTAATTGATGAAATCCCGATTTTAGCGGTGGCTGCGGCATTTGCAGAAGGGAAAACGATTATTAAAGATGCAGAAGAATTACGGGTAAAAGAAAGCGATCGCATTACCGTAATGGCAACTCAAATGAGCCAACTGGGGGCGAAGATTACTGAACGTTCCGACGGCTTAGAAATTACCGGAGGTTTCCCGTTAACGGGAACAGAAGTTGATAGCGATACGGATCATCGAATTGCCATGAGTTTAGCGATCGCTGGTTTAACGGCTCAAGGAAAAACCACCATTCACCGAGCAGAAGCAGCCGGAATTTCTTATCCGAATTTTGTCGCAACCTTAAGCCAAATTTGTACCGTTTAA
- a CDS encoding DUF433 domain-containing protein — MTLKDLEPQLLALSLAEKAQAIQLLVQSLSNVWQGIEKTPGVCGGDARIANTRIPVWSLINYRRNGASDARILQDFPHLKAENLVNAWIYADTHPEEIEAAIRRNN, encoded by the coding sequence ATGACTCTAAAAGACTTAGAACCTCAACTGCTGGCCTTAAGTCTAGCGGAAAAAGCACAGGCTATTCAATTGCTAGTCCAAAGTTTAAGTAATGTTTGGCAAGGAATTGAAAAAACTCCTGGGGTGTGCGGTGGGGATGCTAGAATTGCTAACACTCGTATCCCTGTTTGGTCATTGATCAATTATCGCCGAAATGGTGCTTCTGATGCTCGAATCTTACAAGATTTTCCTCATTTGAAAGCAGAAAATTTAGTCAATGCTTGGATTTATGCTGATACTCATCCAGAAGAAATTGAGGCAGCTATCCGCAGAAATAATTAA